TGTCCGTCAATATATATCTCGGAATGCCAAATCGATAGATAATATTGACTCAGATGAAGTTAGctacattttccttctttacttccttaagagaaACAGCTTCTGCCCACTTCGAAAAGTAATTAGTTGCGGCCAAAATGTATAGATGTCCACTAAAAGACTTTGGCAATGGACCAACAATATCCAAACCCCAAGCATCAAATGGCCAACAAGCAACAGTTGGGTATAATACTTCCGGTGGTTGATGTATGAAGTTAGCATGGAATTGGCAAGCTTTACACCTCCGAGCGTAATCCAAACAATCTTTCACCATGGTTGACCAATAATACCCCATTCTTTTTATGTGGAAAAGAAGTTTTGGCCCAGATTGATGCGCACCACATACTCCAGAGTGTGCTTTTTGCAATGCTTAAAGGGATTCGTCAGTCCCCAAACAACGTAGGAGCACTCCATCAAATGATCGTCTGTAGAGTGTATTCTTGTAATAAAGAAAACGAGGGGCTCTCCTTCGAATTTCCGTTTTCCTTTGAGGATTTTCTGGCAATATACCATAACAAAGATAATCTATTAATGATTGTCTCCAGTCTTCAATTTCAACCTCAAGAACGGAAGCAATATGCTCAACTTTGCTTTCTTCTTCCTCATAGTCATTTGGTGGAGGAACTACCCATCTTTGGCAAACAACGACTTGTGTCTGATCAGGCAAAGATAATATAGAAGCTAAGGCTGCTAATGcattagctctcttgttttcctttctcggCACGTGTTGAATAGTTACCTCTCCAAGCTAACTTACCAGTCTTTGAGCATATTTGTGATATGACACCAACTCTGGCTTCTTGACCTCATAGCTACCCAAAATCTGATTAATCACTAACTTGGAATCTCCAAAAACTTATAATTGCAATTGTTTGATATCCAcagccatttcaagcccaagtatggGCGCTTGATATTCAACAACATTGTTGGAGCACCATTATATCAGAGTGAAAGAATAGAGCAAAACTTCTCCTTGAGAAGTGATAAACACTATTCCAGGGCCAGCTCCTTCACGATGTGTAGCGCCATCAAAATACATCTTCCAAGGAGGCTGAATTTCTATGACCATTGCATCTTCATCAGGCAATTCATCAGACAACTCCCAATTATCTGGAATCGGATGGTCAGCTAGGAAGTCTgctaatgcttgtccttttatTGTCTTTTTAGGAACATACAcaatttcaaattgttgaaactggagGTACCACCTCGCTAATCGATCACTTAGGACTGGTTTAGACATGACAAACTTGATAGGGTTCTCTCTTAAGACGAGACGCATAACGTGAGCTTGGAAGTAATGCTTTAGATTTTGAATAGAGAAGACAAGTGCCAAACATAACTTCTCAATAGGCGAATACTTGAGCTCATTTGGCGTCATCATCCTACTCAAGTAATAAAGTGCATTTTCTTTGCCTTCATTGTTTCCTTGAGCGAGAAGCGCTCCTACTAACCTTTACTATGCTGAAATATATAATATTAATGGCTTTCGAGGTATGGGGGCTGCCAGTACTGGAGGTTTCATCAGATAAGACTTAATGCTTTCAAAAGCAATTCTGCAAGCTTGGTCCCATTCAAAAGGAATCCCTTTCTTCATGAGGTGACTCAATGGTTGGCATCTTCCAGCCAGATTCGAAATAAATCTTCTAAGATATGCCAACTTACcctgcaagctttttaattcatGAATATCTTTAGGCTCGGGCATTTTCAAGATAGCATCCACCTTAGCTTGATCAATTTCGATACCTCGGTGTCGAACAATAAAATCGAGGAACTTCCCAGAAGTAACTCCAAAAGCGCACTTCAACGGATTCATTCTGAGTTGGTATCTCTGAAGCCGTTCAAATACCATTATCAAATCTTGCAAGTGATCATCTTTCTTCCTTGATTTTACTACCAAGTCGTCAATATAACACTCCACGTTTATATGAAGCATGTCATCAAAAATATTTTGCATGGCACGTTGATAtgtagcaccagcattcttcaaaccaaaaggctTACCTTGTAGCAGTATATACCTTTAGGGGTACGAAAGACAGTAAGTTCTTCATCCTTCGGTGCCATGCAAATTTGATTATATCCTAATGAACCAtccatgaaagacattgcctTGTATCCAGTTGTTGTATCAATCATGAGCTCAGGGATAGGAAGAGGAAATTCATCTTTAGGAAAAGTGTTATTTAGGTCCCTAAAGTCAACACAAACTCGGATTTGGCCGTTCTTCTTTCTTACAGGGACGATGCTTGAAATCCATGTAGGATATTTAACTTCACGAACAAAACTAGACTCAATAAGTTTGTTAACTTcggtttcaatcaagggaaccagTTCAGGTCTGAAGTGACGCTGTGCTTGCTTCACAGGACAAGTACCTCGTCTGACAGCAAGATGATGAACAACCACCTTGGGGTCTAAACCTGGCATTTCCTTGTAGCTCCAAGCAAATACGTCTTTGAATTCCTTAAGTAGCTCAATATATTTGCCCTCGTCATCATTAGTTATAGAGGCACTTATATATGTGGGCTTTGCAGGAAGTGCTAGATTTAGAAGTGAATTGTGGCTTGATGATTTGACAAACCCTTTAAGCAACTTTGTTGACGACTTAATTGCATCAATTCGCTTGATAGGAAGGGTCAAGTCTCCTAACACCTTACCTTCTAGTTCAGAAGATGGATCTTCGGCCTTCCTTGCCTTCGGGACATAACGAAGAACAAGAGTCACTTTCTTACTTGAAGATGCCTCATTCATCTTGTTCTGATCATGAAGCACCTGATCAACTGTAATATTTTCCTTGCTAGTTGTGACCTCAACCTTCTTTGCAACACTTTTGGTCAATATCACTTCATCAACCTTAACCTCATTTGAGACGTAATTCTTTAAGTAGAATTTTGCATCGGCAAAGTATGATTCAGCCTCAATAAAGGGCTTATCATCAACAACTATCTTCTTTTCGACCCCATCTTCACAGTATTTCAAGCACTGATGGTAGGTGGATGAAACCACTTTGTTcttgtgtatccatggccttcatAACAAGATATTATATGAGGTCTTTACATCAATCACGTGCATCCATGCACTCGAATGCAAATCTCCCATATTTATCTCCAATTTGATAGCCCTTATAGCTCTTTGCCCCCCTTGATTGAACCTTTGAATCATCAAACGACTTTCACATAGTTCATCCATCGGTATGCCAAGCTCTTTGACAGTACGAATTGGGAGAATATTGACACCAGACCCATCATCGATCAAGATTCTACTTATTCTCTGTTCTCGCACAAAGCCAACCATAAATAGGGGGCGATTATGGTATGTTTCACCAAGCAAAAGATCATCATTAGTAAATGTGATTTTTGCATCACAAACATCCACTTCTTCAGAATTCCTAGTGAATTTTTCAGGCAAGGGAGGTGGAAACAATGATGGACTTCTTTGTCTCTTCTTCATCTATCTTACAACATGAGGCCTTAATATATTCACAGGAAGCTCGCGGGTGTAACCAGCTTGGCAGGAATTCCTCCAATGTCACTGGAAGACGTAACCTTTGATAGTGATTCTCAACCATTTTTGCTTTCTTCTAGTTCTTCTTTATCATTTTCTTCTTGGGTCTTTTCACCATTTTTACCCTAGTCAACTACTTATTGGACTCCCTTTGTGAATTTGTTTTGCAGCGTCTCCGTCAAGTCACAAGaatccaaccttcatcatcagtTTCATCATCACATGATTCACTTTTCTCTTGATATCTTTCCTCCACTATTAGTTTATATGCCATAGGGGAAATCAATGGTTTGCTCACATCGATAGGTTCAATATCACCAAATTTAATCATATTTGGTGATGATGCAGTTTGGATGTAATCACATTCATGTACTTCGACAAAATTGCAAAGGACAATGGGATCAAGTGAACCAAAAATGAAAGAAACTTGATTCGAACTGTCTTTCTCATCCTCAAGCAAGATTTTTCCTTCAACGGCCAAGTCCATGACTTtctccttgaagacaaagcacttttCAATAGGGTGGCCAATCAACCGATGGTACTTGTAATAATTTGGATCATTAGTCTTTCCAGTTTCATCTGGCCGCTTCATTTCGGGTAACTCAATGAGTTTCAACTCaaggagttcttcaaaaatttctAGGACATCAGAGTCCAAGAATGGATATTCTTTCGCTTGCATTTCCTTCAGAGTTAACTTTCGGCCAACTTTATCCTGTAAGAATGTTGTCTTCACACTTTGCTTCTTACTCACTTTTGTAGTGACCTTTAATGGCGAGGCATTAACATTCATtgattccttgctctcaaacttCGGCAAAAACTTGATTcctttctttatttcttgtttatccttcactttgcgaggttcataaACATGTGACCCTTGATTTCCACTTGAAGACATACTTAGCTCCATATCATGAGCACGTGTAGCCAATTCTTCAAAAGACTCAGGCTTGATACCCTGCAGGATGTAGCGAAGTCCCCAATGCATTTCTTGGATACACATTTCTATTCTAGAAGCTTCACTAAGTCTGTCTTTACaattgaggcttgcattcctccattGATTGATGAAATCGACAACTGGTTCATCCTTCCATTGATGCGTATTTGTGAGTTCAACCATTCTTACGGTTCACCTTGTGCTATAGAAGCGgttgagaaattcatattcaagtTGCTCCCAGCTATCGATGAAACCAGCCGCGAGATCAGTGTACCAATCAAAAACATTTCCTTTTAAGGAACAGACAAACTGCTTGACAAGATAATCTCCATAGGTTCCAGCATTATTACAAGTTTCAACGAAGTGTGCAATGTGTTGCTTTGAATTTCCTTTACCATCAAATTGTTGAAACTTTGGGGGTTGATAACCTGCAGGCATTTTCAAACTATCAATTCTCGCAGTATTCGACTTTGCATATGCGAGAGAAGACTTGGCAGCAACATCGTACTTATCTTTGATGGTTCCCATAATGAAGTCTTTCAATTGGTCAATGGGAATAACCCCGTCAGATGAAATCTGAAATTGTTTAGGAGTCGTTGTCTGCCTTGCAGATGAGTCCCCCTTATCTTGCATCGCTGGGAGCTTTCCAGGTGCATGACTTGAATCTCCCTCCATCATGCTTTCAACTTTATCTATCAGCTTGACAATTTGATTATTCTGATCTTGCATATGCTTCGTTAACCCTTCAATTGCCTTTGTTAAATTTGTGAGTTGTTCTTCAATAGTTGAGGTATTAGTTACCATTGCTTGGATAACCGTCGTGGATGGTGGAGCAAAGCACGGATTTTCTCTTACACCATACTTTGAGTGGAAAAACTCACGTGGAGTGCTTGGAGCAGATCCAGTGATCAAGACATCATCATCACCCTGTGTGATGATGTTCTTAGATCTAGAAGGGCTAAGTAGAGCCAATGTCTTTTCAACAATTTCAGCAATGTTTGCTCCTTCTTCCAATTCAGTTGGAAAGGATCTTGCCCCCTTTAAGGATTGAAAATCAAAGATAGGAACTGATGCAAACGACATTTGAAATGCTTTTTGTCCCAGCAAGTTTGCTTTGTTCCTAGTGACAGGTCCTACGCTTTCCACAGTAGCATCCAACAAGTTTTCCACATCAGATGAAAACTTGGAATCCGTAGCCTTATCAGTAGTGAGTTTGAAGTTGATCTTCTTAGGAGCCATTTTTGTGTTCTTGAAATTTGGTAATTTgaagagatgagaggtagagatggtCCCACTGAGCGTGCCAGaaatttgtaaa
This genomic stretch from Nicotiana sylvestris chromosome 9, ASM39365v2, whole genome shotgun sequence harbors:
- the LOC138877737 gene encoding uncharacterized protein, encoding MTPNELKYSPIEKLCLALVFSIQNLKHYFQAHVMRLVLRENPIKFVMSKPVLSDRLARWYLQFQQFEIVYVPKKTIKGQALADFLADHPIPDNWELSDELPDEDAMVIEIQPPWKMYFDGATHREGAGPGIVFITSQGEILGSYEVKKPELVSYHKYAQRLTQVVVCQRWVVPPPNDYEEEESKVEHIASVLEVEIEDWRQSLIDYLCYGILPENPQRKTEIRRRAPRFLYYKNTLYRRSFDGVLLRCLGTDESL